In Pseudonocardia cypriaca, a single genomic region encodes these proteins:
- a CDS encoding SDR family NAD(P)-dependent oxidoreductase — MAETVLVLGGRSEIGLAVARRLAAGNTVVLAARRSADLDAEEKALRDAGAAAVDRVEFDADDLDAHRAVLLDVVRRHGRLDVVVVAFGILGDQARAERDPAHAVEIVHTDYVAHVAVLLHLAAILREQGHGQLVVFSSVAGARVRRANFVYGSAKAGLDGFASGLADSLHGSGVRLLLVRPGFVVGRMTDGMKPAPFSSTPDQVADATVAALKAGRGEVWVPKVLRPVFAVLGHAPRALWRRMPR; from the coding sequence ATGGCAGAGACCGTCCTGGTGCTCGGGGGACGCAGCGAGATCGGACTGGCGGTGGCCCGGCGCCTCGCCGCCGGCAACACCGTCGTGCTCGCGGCGCGGCGCAGCGCCGATCTCGACGCCGAGGAGAAGGCGCTGCGCGACGCGGGCGCGGCCGCCGTCGACCGCGTCGAGTTCGACGCCGACGACCTGGACGCCCACCGCGCCGTGCTGCTGGACGTGGTGCGCAGGCACGGCCGGCTCGACGTCGTGGTGGTCGCGTTCGGGATCCTCGGCGACCAGGCCCGCGCCGAGCGCGACCCGGCGCACGCCGTGGAGATCGTCCACACCGACTACGTCGCGCACGTGGCCGTGCTCCTGCACCTGGCCGCGATCCTGCGGGAACAGGGGCACGGACAGCTGGTCGTGTTCTCCTCCGTGGCCGGGGCGCGGGTGCGCCGGGCCAACTTCGTGTACGGCTCGGCGAAGGCCGGTCTCGACGGGTTCGCGAGCGGGCTCGCCGACTCGCTGCACGGGAGCGGTGTGCGGTTGCTGCTGGTCCGGCCCGGGTTCGTGGTGGGCCGGATGACCGACGGGATGAAGCCCGCCCCGTTCTCGTCCACGCCCGACCAGGTCGCGGACGCCACCGTCGCCGCCCTGAAGGCGGGGCGCGGGGAGGTGTGGGTGCCGAAGGTGCTGCGGCCCGTGTTCGCGGTGCTGGGGCACGCGCCCCGAGCGCTCTGGCGGCGCATGCCGCGGTGA
- a CDS encoding shikimate dehydrogenase — protein MRAAVLGSPVAHSLSPVLHSAAYAALGLDGWHYDAHECDETGLARFVDGLGPEWAGLSLTMPLKRVALDVARDVSPLAAAVGAANTLVLTEGRRYADNTDVAGIVHAVRGAPPAGRAVVLGAGGTAQAALAALRELAIGDVTVLVRSTARTGELRATADRLGVAPEITDGLLDPARARAALADADVVVSTLPRGAADGLDGVRPGAVVLDVVYAPWPTAFAAAAEAAGAHVVSGLEMLLHQAVAQVELMTDRTPPIEAMREALDAAVAARA, from the coding sequence ATGCGTGCCGCAGTGCTGGGGAGTCCGGTGGCCCACTCGCTGTCGCCGGTGCTGCACTCCGCCGCGTACGCGGCGCTCGGGCTCGACGGGTGGCACTACGACGCGCACGAGTGCGACGAGACCGGCCTGGCTCGCTTCGTCGACGGGCTGGGACCCGAGTGGGCGGGCCTGTCGCTGACGATGCCGCTGAAGCGGGTGGCCCTCGACGTCGCCCGGGACGTCTCCCCGCTCGCGGCCGCCGTCGGCGCGGCCAACACGCTCGTCCTCACCGAGGGCCGCCGCTACGCCGACAACACCGACGTCGCGGGGATCGTCCACGCCGTGCGCGGCGCGCCACCGGCCGGGCGCGCGGTCGTGCTCGGCGCGGGCGGCACCGCGCAGGCCGCGCTCGCAGCGCTGCGCGAGCTCGCCATCGGCGACGTCACGGTGCTGGTCCGATCCACCGCGCGGACGGGTGAGCTGCGGGCCACCGCCGACCGGCTCGGCGTCGCCCCGGAGATCACGGACGGCCTGCTCGACCCCGCCCGCGCGCGGGCCGCGCTCGCCGACGCCGACGTGGTGGTGTCCACGCTCCCCCGCGGCGCCGCCGACGGGCTCGACGGGGTGCGGCCCGGTGCGGTGGTGCTCGACGTGGTCTACGCGCCGTGGCCCACCGCCTTCGCAGCGGCCGCCGAGGCCGCGGGCGCGCACGTCGTCAGCGGGCTGGAGATGCTGCTGCACCAGGCCGTCGCGCAGGTGGAGCTGATGACGGACCGCACACCGCCGATCGAGGCGATGCGCGAGGCGCTTGACGCGGCGGTGGCCGCCCGGGCCTGA
- a CDS encoding glycosyltransferase family 4 protein: protein MPSAGATLDRPLPTARPLRVALVAPPYFDVPPAAYGGVEAVVADLADALVVRGHTVTVIGAGKPGTAARFVPLWERTVPERLGEPYPEVMHAIATRRAVERLALTGSVDVVHDHTFAGPLNAPAYAGLGLPTVVTVHGPVDDDLRRYYRELGDDVHLVAISDRQRALAPELNWTATVHNALRLADWPFRERKDDYALFLGRFHPDKGPHLALDAAHAAGLRLVLAGKCAEPIEKEYFDREVRPRLTERDHVFGVADATAKRELLANARCLLFPIQWEEPFGMVMIEAMACGTPVVALGSGAVPEVVVDGVTGIVRDDPADLVQALDDVRAISPADCRRHVAEHFDVDGLAAGYETAYRRALGAERATAAGVRSSLDLLRRDYPALDSDLDSLGSALSDRDDYGNDDHDGPAVPVSGGRS from the coding sequence GTGCCGTCCGCTGGTGCCACCCTCGATCGTCCTCTCCCCACCGCCCGCCCGCTGCGGGTCGCACTGGTCGCCCCGCCCTACTTCGACGTCCCGCCCGCCGCGTACGGCGGGGTCGAGGCCGTCGTCGCCGACCTGGCCGACGCCCTCGTCGTCCGCGGGCACACGGTCACCGTCATCGGCGCCGGGAAGCCGGGGACGGCCGCCCGCTTCGTCCCGCTGTGGGAGCGCACCGTGCCCGAGCGCCTCGGCGAGCCGTACCCCGAGGTCATGCACGCCATCGCCACCCGCCGCGCAGTTGAGCGCCTCGCCCTCACCGGCTCCGTCGACGTCGTGCACGACCACACGTTCGCGGGCCCGCTCAACGCCCCCGCGTACGCGGGCCTCGGACTGCCCACCGTGGTCACCGTCCACGGCCCGGTGGACGACGACCTGCGTCGCTACTACCGGGAGCTCGGCGACGACGTGCACCTGGTGGCGATCAGCGACCGCCAGCGCGCGCTGGCCCCCGAGCTGAACTGGACGGCCACGGTGCACAACGCGCTGCGCCTCGCCGACTGGCCGTTCCGGGAGCGCAAGGACGACTACGCGCTCTTCCTCGGCCGGTTCCACCCGGACAAGGGCCCTCACCTGGCCCTGGACGCCGCGCACGCCGCCGGCCTGCGCCTGGTGCTCGCCGGCAAGTGTGCGGAGCCGATCGAGAAGGAGTACTTCGACCGCGAGGTGCGCCCGCGGCTGACCGAGCGCGACCACGTGTTCGGCGTCGCCGACGCCACCGCCAAGCGGGAGCTGCTCGCGAACGCGCGCTGCCTGCTCTTCCCGATCCAGTGGGAGGAGCCGTTCGGGATGGTCATGATCGAGGCGATGGCGTGCGGCACCCCCGTGGTGGCACTGGGATCCGGCGCCGTGCCCGAGGTGGTCGTCGACGGCGTCACCGGCATCGTGCGCGACGACCCCGCCGACCTCGTCCAGGCCCTCGACGACGTGCGCGCGATCTCGCCGGCCGACTGCCGGCGCCACGTCGCCGAGCACTTCGACGTCGACGGGCTCGCCGCCGGGTACGAGACGGCCTACCGCAGGGCGCTGGGCGCCGAGCGGGCCACCGCGGCGGGCGTGCGCAGCTCGCTCGACCTGCTGCGCCGCGACTACCCGGCGCTCGACTCGGACCTCGACTCGCTCGGTTCCGCGCTGTCCGACCGCGATGACTACGGGAACGACGACCACGACGGTCCCGCCGTCCCGGTCTCCGGCGGCCGGTCGTGA